A window of Gavia stellata isolate bGavSte3 chromosome 21, bGavSte3.hap2, whole genome shotgun sequence contains these coding sequences:
- the DGCR8 gene encoding microprocessor complex subunit DGCR8: protein MEKYENVPPLPKEPAREMNVENHTCPPPLPPNEQPPPPPLQTSSDAEVMDVGSGGDGQSDTPAGDTHSICRTQLLTKGSACYKSRLIIDPNNSDQSPRTARHAPSVRKFTPDLKLLKDVKISVSFTESCKSKDRKVLYTGVEQDYKADTDFGINNVNGDLHVCPFGGSNGKAVGIGGENDDKKDDENDIDQEKRVEYAVLDELEDFTDNLMEIDEEGGGFTSKAIVQRDKVDEETLNYSYEDDFDNDVDALLEEGLRAPKTRRLENEKYGGESDHQSDGETSVQPMMTKIKTVLKSRGRPPTEPLPDGWIMTFHNSGIPVYLHRESRVVTWSRPYFLGTGSIRKHDPPLSSIPCLHYKKMKENEEREQNNDITPNGEVSPVKHLDKSSELDCQTEEPDSTAADSGPLDDKDPSGGDAAQGALGQVKAKVEVCKDESVDLEDFRRYLEKRFDFEQVTVKKFRTWAERRQFNREMKRKQAESERPILPANQKLITLSVQDAPTKKEFVINPNGKSEVCILHEYMQRVLKVRPVYNFFECENPSEPFGASVIIDGVTYGAGTASSKKLAKNKAARATLEILIPDFVKQTSEEKPKDSEELEYFNHISIEDSRVYELTSKAGLLSPYQILHECLKRNHGMGDTSIKFEVIPGKNQKSEYVMTCGKHTVRGWCKNKRVGKQLASQKILQLLHPHVKNWGSLLRMYGRESSKMVKQETSDKSVIELQQYAKKNKPNLHILNKLQEEMKKLAQEREETRKKPKMTIVESAQPGSEPLCTVDV from the exons atggagaaatacGAAAATGTACCACCCCTCCCTAAAGAACCTGCAAGAGAAATGAATGTGGAGAATCATACTTGTCCCCCACCTCTGCCGCCTAATGAacagcctccaccacctcccctgCAAACGTCCAGTGACGCAGAGGTAATGGACGTTGGCTCTGGTGGTGATGGACAGTCAGATACCCCTGCTGGGGACACGCACAGTATCTGCAGAACACAGCTTCTCACAAAGGGATCTGCCTGCTACAAAAGTCGTCTTATAATAGACCCTAACAATAGTGACCAAAGCCCAAGAACTGCTCGTCATGCACCTTCAGTTCGAAAGTTCACCCCAGATCTTAAGTTACTTAAAGATGTAAAGATTAGTGTTAGCTTTACAgaaagctgcaaaagcaaagataGGAAAGTTCTGTACACTGGAGTTGAGCAGGATTATAAGGCAGATACAGATTTTGGTATTAATAATGTCAATGGGGATTTGCATGTTTGTCCTTTCGGTGGTAGTAATGGTAAAGCTGTAGGAATAGGGGGTGAAAATGATGACAAGAAGGATGATGAAAATGATATTGATCAGGAGAAGAGAGTGGAATATGCAGTTTTGGATGAGCTAGAAGATTTTACCGACAATTTGATGGAAATagatgaagaaggaggagggTTCACATCTAAAGCAATCGTTCAAAGAGATAAAGTGGATGAAGAAACCTTGAATTACTCATATGAG GATGACTTTGATAATGATGTGGATGCTCTGCTGGAAGAGGGTCTTCGAGCACCCAAAACAAGGAGattagaaaatgagaaatatggTGGTGAAAGTGATCACCAGTCTGATGGAGAAACAAGTGTGCAGCCAATGATGACCAAAATTAAAACTGTACTTAAAA GTCGTGGCCGCCCTCCTACAGAACCTTTGCCAGATGGATGGATCATGACATTCCATAACTCAGGCATTCCTGTATATCTGCACAGGGAATCTAGAGTTGTTACCTGGTCTAGACCTTACTTCTTGGGAACAGGAAGCATAAGG AAACATGATCCTCCCCTTAGCAGCATTCCCTGCTTgcattacaaaaaaatgaaggaaaatgaggaaaggGAACAAAACAATGACATAACCCCAAATGGGGAAGTATCACCTGTAAAGCACCTAGATAAATCTTCAGAACTGGACTGCCAAACAGAAGAACCAGATTCTACTGCTGCTGATTCTGGGCCTTTGGATGACAAAGacccctcagggggagatgCAGCACAAGGAGCCTTAGGACAAGTTAAGGCCAAAGTTGAAGTATGTAAAGATGAATCTGTAG ATCTGGAAGATTTTAGACGCTATCTTGAAAAGCGTTTTGACTTTGAACaagttacagtaaaaaaattcagaaccTGGGCTGAGAGACGGCAATTCAATCGTGAAATGAAGCGGAAGCAGGCAGAATCTGAGCGGCCTATTCTGCCTGCCAATCAGAAACTCATTACCTTGTCTGTGCAAGATGCACCTACAAAGAAAG AATTTGTCATTAATCCCAACGGGAAATCCGAAGTTTGCATACTGCATGAATATATGCAACGAGTCCTAAAGGTTCGCCCTGTTTACAATTTCTTTGAATGTG AGAACCCAAGTGAACCTTTTGGAGCCTCAGTGATTATTGATGGAGTAACTTATGGGGCAGGAACTGCCAGCAGCAAAAAACTTGCCAAGAATAAAGCTG CTCGAGCTACACTGGAAATCCTTATTCCCGACTTTGTTAAACAGACCTCTGAGGAGAAGCCCAAAGACAGTGAAGAACTTGAG TATTTTAACCATATCAGTATTGAGGACTCACGGGTATATGAACTCACCAGTAAAGCTGGACTATTGTCTCCATATCAGATTCTCCATGAGTGCCTTAAAAG AAACCATGGAATGGGTGATACATCCATAAAGTTTGAAGTGATTCCTGGTAAAAATCAGAAGAGCGAATATGTCATGACTTGTGGCAAGCACACGGTGCGAGGCTGGT gcaaaaataaaagagTGGGGAAACAATTAGCTTCTCAGAAAATCCTACAGCTACTGCATCCACATGTGAAAAATTGGGGCTCTCTTTTGCGTATGTATGGTAGAGAGAGTAGCAAGATGGTTAAACAG GAAACCTCTGATAAAAGCGTGATAGAACTTCAGCAGTATGCCAAAAAGAACAAGCCAAATCTGCACATCCTGAACAAGTtacaggaagaaatgaaaaaattggCACAAGAAAGA gaGGAAACACGAAAGAAACCCAAGATGACAATAGTGGAATCAGCTCAACCTGGTAGTGAACCTCTGTGTACCGTTGACGTGTAA
- the TRMT2A gene encoding tRNA (uracil-5-)-methyltransferase homolog A, producing MEEESERCDPDHIAASVPEAEDGAELERKAAGGGGDPAESPAAGPDVYRYIKGDLFTSEIYKVEIQNLPKYIGFNDVKKFLAKYGLNPHKIKLFGKQTFAFVTFKSEEERDKAMKVLHGVLWKSRHLSVRLAKPKADPIAKKRKKEEETEQGEVKRPAPSKASGEEPLSKQIADVVTPLWNMPYEEQLAKKKQECEQVLQKLTKEIGNNNRALLPWLFLQKQKYNKLCCPVEGVKASPLQTEYRNKCEFLIGIGINQEDKTVGCRLGKYKGGTCAVVEPFDTIHIPAIAKKVVKAFQDYIRSTPYSVYSPETYEGHWKQLTVRTSRNGHIMAIVYFNPQKLSKEELTDLKISLAKYFTEGMGKTSGITSLYFVEEGQRKSPNLEDLPLEHVAGDKYIYEELLGLKFRISPHAFFQVNTQAAEVLYTTIREWAQLSQESTVLDICCGTGTIGISLAKKVKKVIGIELCQEAVQDAKANAQINELNNIEFHCGKAEDVVPSLINILAPQNPITIVDPPRAGLHSKVILAIRRAEHLKKLIYVSCNPRAAMNNFVDLCRAPSNRVKGASFRPVKAMAVDLFPQTRHCELLILFERVEYANGSSAEATPDATHVTTAGYDSERLDGTNPSNTDASQATSAYVDTALEEREST from the exons ATGGAGGAGGAAAGCGAGCGGTGCGACCCCGACCACATCGCGGCTTCTGTGCCGGAGGCTGAAGACGGGGCTGAACTGGAGAGGAAGGCCGCTGGGGGCGGGGGTGACCCCGCGGAGagccccgcagccggccccgACGTGTACAGATACATCAAGGGAGACTTGTTTACCTCCGAGATCTATAAAGTAGAAATACAAAACCTTCCTAAATACATCGGGTTTAATGATGTGAAAAAGTTCCTTGCCAAATACGGACTCAATCCTCACAAGATAAAACTTTTTGGGAAGCAGACGTTCGCGTTCGTGACGTTTAAGagtgaggaggagagggacaAGGCCATGAAAGTCCTCCATGGGGTTTTGTGGAAGAGCCGGCACCTGAGCGTTAGGCTTGCCAAGCCGAAAGCTGACCCGattgcaaaaaaaaggaagaaggaagaggagacggagcagggagaggtgaagcGGCCGGCTCCCTCCAAAGCCAGCGGAGAGGAGCCCCTGAGCAAGCAAATAGCGGATGTCGTGACGCCGCTGTGGAACATGCCCTACGAAGAGCAGCTGGCCAAAAAGAAGCAGGAATGTGAACAAGTGCTGCAGAAGCTGACAAA GGAAATAGGAAATAACAACAGAGCTTTATTACCTTGGTTGTTCCTGCAGAAACAGAAGTACAACAAATTGTGTTGCCCAGTAGAGGGAGTGAAAGCATCACCATTACAG ACTGAATATCGCAACAAATGTGAGTTCTTGATTGGGATTGGTATAAATCAAGAAGACAAAACTGTGGGTTGTCGTCTTGGCAAATATAAGGGTGGTACATGTGCTGTAGTGGAGCCATTTGATACTATTCACATTCCTGCTATTGCCAAAAAAGTAGTAAAAGCTTTCCAAGACTACATAAG GTCAACTCCTTACTCAGTTTACAGCCCAGAAACCTATGAAGGTCACTGGAAACAGCTCACAGTCCGTACCAGCAGGAATGGCCACATTATGgcaattgtttattttaatcctCAG AAATTAAGTAAAGAAGAGCTAACTGACCTGAAAATATCTCTGGCAAAATACTTCACAGAAGGGATGGGAAAGACCAGTGGCATTACTTCTCTGTACTTTGTGGAGGAAGGACAAAG GAAGTCTCCCAATCTAGAAGACTTGCCTTTGGAGCATGTGGCTGGTGATAAGTACATATACGAAGAACTTCTTGGCCTAAAATTTAGAATTTCTCCTCATGCATTTTTTCAA GTAAACACACAAGCTGCAGAAGTTTTGTATACCACCATTAGGGAGTGGGCGCAACTGAGCCAAGAGAGCACTGTACTTGACATTTGCTGTGGTACAGGAACTATTGGGATTTCTCTGGCAAAG AAAGTAAAGAAAGTGATTGGAATTGAACTCTGCCAAGAAGCTGTGCAGGATGCCAAAGCGAATGCCCAGATTAATG aaTTGAATAATATTGAATTTCATTGTGGGAAGGCTGAAGATGTTGTTCCTTCACTAATTAACATATTAGCTCCTCAGAACCCGATTACTATTGTAGATCCGCCACGAGCAGGGCTGC ATTCCAAGGTAATTCTTGCCATTAGAAGAGCTGAACATCTGAAGAAGCTTATCTATGTATCCTGCAATCCCAGAGCTGCAATGAATAACTTTGTGGA TCTTTGCCGGGCCCCTTCCAACAGGGTCAAAGGAGCCTCTTTCCGTCCCGTTAAAGCAATGGCTGTGGATCTCTTCCCTCAGACCAGGCACTGTGAGTTACTGATACTCTTTGAAAGGGTTGAATATGCAAATGGGAGCTCTGCTGAAGCAACGCCTGATGCTACTCACGTCACAACAGCAGGATATGACTCGGAGCGCTTGGATGGCACCAACCCATCTAACACTGATGCGAGCCAGGCAACTTCTGCATATGTAGATACTGCACTCGAAGAGAGGGAGTCAACTTAA